A window of Pseudoalteromonas sp. MEBiC 03607 genomic DNA:
AGTATTCTTAGTCTTGATCTTGGTTACATTTTGAACCATATTATTATTCTATTACATGATTTTTACGTGGTGTTCACACTATACATTTTATAAATGTTGATTATGTAATAGTTTGAAACCTAATGGAGAAATGGAATGATTAAGATCAATAAAGCTTTACTTGTAACTAGTTTACTTTTACCTGCTTTTGCCTACTCTGGTGAAGCCGAAGTAAAATGGCAAAATTTTGATGAATACAGTGATGTGCGCCCAGGGAGTAACTGGAAAAAAGAAAATTACTATAACAGCGTTAAGCGTAACCACGAAAAAACGTTTAGAAAGTTAGCAAGTAAATTACCTGATGGTTATGTTTTTTCTGTTGAGGTAACAGATTTAGATCTTGCTGGTGAAGTACTGTTAGGTAATGGCAATGGCAATAGTACCGAACCTCGCGTAATGTCATCTACATACTCACCTAAAATTACCTTAAATTATACAGTTAAGAGTAATGATGGAAAAGTTGTTAGCCAAGATAGCAACTTGAAACTTAAAGATATGAGCTATCTAGATGGTATCGTAATGCGTTACAAAGATTCATACTATTACGATAATAAACTGATAGCCGAGTGGTTTGAGGATAAACTGCTTCCGTCAATTGACTCAGCTGAATAAATACGCTTTTATGGCAGCAACTTTATATAGAGTGTTTTTGCTTTTGTTTGCATAATTAACAAGATATAAAAGCGCTGCCAAAATTAACTATATGAGTTTTAACGATGAATATACTCATTGTTAAACTTATGGCTAAAGAGCCACTTTCACTTTTCCGTTAGTTTACTTAAACGTCGCTAACAGTTGTAATAGCTGTTGCAGTTTAATAACGGTTTTTTTCAGTTTTTCTTCGTCCATACCATCATTGCTTAAGCTTTCTACATCAGCAGCAACATCGAGAACGTAAGGTTTAAAGCGTTTAGCTTCAAAATCAAAGCCAGCATCTTTTGCAAATAAGGCTGTGAATTTGCCGTGCCCTTGCTGCTGTAAGTCATCTAA
This region includes:
- a CDS encoding DUF3016 domain-containing protein; this translates as MIKINKALLVTSLLLPAFAYSGEAEVKWQNFDEYSDVRPGSNWKKENYYNSVKRNHEKTFRKLASKLPDGYVFSVEVTDLDLAGEVLLGNGNGNSTEPRVMSSTYSPKITLNYTVKSNDGKVVSQDSNLKLKDMSYLDGIVMRYKDSYYYDNKLIAEWFEDKLLPSIDSAE